The Agelaius phoeniceus isolate bAgePho1 chromosome 26, bAgePho1.hap1, whole genome shotgun sequence genome has a window encoding:
- the PSMB3 gene encoding proteasome subunit beta type-3, with protein MSIMSYNGGAVMAMRGRGCVAIAADRRFGVQAQTVTTDFQKIFPMGQRLYIGLAGLATDVQTVAQRLKFRLNLYELKEGRQIKPQTFMSMVSNLLYERRFGPYYTEPVIAGLDPLSHEPFICSLDLIGCPMVTDDFVVSGTCSEQMYGMCESLWEPDMEPEHLFETISQAMLNAVDRDAISGMGVVVHVIEKDKITTRTLKARMD; from the exons ATG TCGATCATGTCGTACAACGGCGGGGCCGTGATGGCCatgcggggccggggctgcgtGGCCATCGCCGCGGACCGGCGCTTCGGCGTGCAGGCGCAGACCGTGACCACCGACTTCCAGAAGATTTTCCCCATGGGCCAGAGGCTCTACATCGGCCTGGCCGGGCTGGCCACGGACGTGCAGACCGT GGCCCAGAGGCTGAAGTTTAGGCTGAACCTCTATGAGCTGAAGGAAGGGAGGCAGATCAAGCCCCAGACCTTCATGAGCATGGTGTCCAACCTGCTCTACGAGAGGAG gtttGGTCCCTACTACACGGAGCCGGTGATCGCGGGGCTGGACCCGCTCAGCCACGAACCCTTCATCTGCTCTCTGGACCTCATCGGCTGCCCCATGGTCACTGACGACTTCGTCGTCAGCGGCACCTGCTCCGAGCAGATGTACGGGATGTGCGAGTCCCTGTGGGAACCCGACATG GAGCCCGAGCACCTCTTCGAGACCATCTCGCAGGCCATGCTCAACGCTGTGGACAGAGATGCCATCTCCGGGATGGGCGTGGTGGTGCACGTCAT agAGAAAGACAAGATCAccaccaggaccctgaaagctCGCATGGAttag
- the PCGF2 gene encoding polycomb group RING finger protein 2 isoform X1 — protein MRSREAGGAWRRLERSLQVPSEGTAGVSRTEDPPWGCSKMHRTTRIKITELNPHLMCALCGGYFIDATTIVECLHSFCKTCIVRYLETNKYCPMCDVQVHKTRPLLSIRSDKTLQDIVYKLVPGLFKDEMKRRRDFYSAYPVAEVPLGSQEERGEVAEQDQGTGPEDEIVSLSIEFHRDCREDQKGAVENGDLDKDKAPPCPPSPGLRFLRCPAAMTVLHLAKFLRNKMDVPSKYRVEVLYEDEPLKEYYTLMDIAYIYPWRRSGPLALKYRVQPSCKRLKLCPALPSDGTNTSGASECESGSDKAQSPGLAPPPGLASPPTLPGPPGHALNGSASNCHPLPPSCHPVPPARGRKTALNGSAGSALS, from the exons ATGAGGTCACGTGAGGCGGGCGGGGCCTGGCGGCGGCTGGAg CGGTCCCTGCAGGTCCCATCCGAAGGGACCGCGGGGGTTTCCCGCACGGAGGATccgccctggggctgctccaagatgcacaggacCACCCGGATAAAGATCACGGAGCTGAACCCGCACCTGATGTGCGCCCTCTGCGGCGGCTACTTCATCGACGCCACCACCATCGTGGAGTGCCTGCACTCCT tctGTAAAACCTGCATTGTTCGTTACCTGGAGACCAACAAGTACTGCCCCATGTGCGACGTGCAGGTGCACAAAACGCGGCCCCTGCTCAGCATCCG GTCGGACAAAACCCTCCAGGACATCGTGTACAAGCTGGTCCCAGGGCTTTTCAAAG ATGAGATGAAGAGGAGACGCGACTTCTACTCTGCGTACCCAGTGGCCGAGG TTCCCCTGGGCTCACAGGAGGAGCGTGGCGAGGTGGCTGAGCAGGACCAGGGCACGGGGCCCGAGGATGAGATCGTCAGTCTGTCCATCGAGTTCCACCGGGACTGCAG ggaggaCCAGAAAGGTGCTGTGGAGAACGGGGACCTGGACAAGGACAAG gcacCGCCGTGCCCACCCAGCCCCGGGCTGCGGTTCCTGCGCTGCCCCGCGGCCATGACCGTGCTGCACCTGGCCAAGTTCCTGCGCAACAAGATGGACGTGCCCAGCAAGTACCGG GTGGAGGTGCTCTACGAGGATGAGCCCCTGAAGGAATATTACACCCTGATGGACATTGCCTACATCTACCCCTGGAGGAGG aGCGGTCCCCTGGCACTCAAGTACCGCGTCCAGCCCTCCTGCAAGCGGCTCAAGCTGTGCCCGGCGCTGCCATCCGACGGTACCAACACCAGCGGCGCCTCTGAGTGCGAGTCGGGCAGCGACAAAGCGCAGAGCCCCGGGCTGGCAccgcccccagggctggcatcGCCCCCCACTCTGCCCGGCCCCCCCGGGCATGCCCTGAACGGCTCCGCCTCGAACTGTCACCCGCTGCCACCCAGCTGCCACCCGGTGCCACCCGCCCGCGGCCGCAAAACCGCCCTGAACGGCAGCGCGGGCTCGGCCCTGAGCTAA
- the PCGF2 gene encoding polycomb group RING finger protein 2 isoform X2 gives MHRTTRIKITELNPHLMCALCGGYFIDATTIVECLHSFCKTCIVRYLETNKYCPMCDVQVHKTRPLLSIRSDKTLQDIVYKLVPGLFKDEMKRRRDFYSAYPVAEVPLGSQEERGEVAEQDQGTGPEDEIVSLSIEFHRDCREDQKGAVENGDLDKDKAPPCPPSPGLRFLRCPAAMTVLHLAKFLRNKMDVPSKYRVEVLYEDEPLKEYYTLMDIAYIYPWRRSGPLALKYRVQPSCKRLKLCPALPSDGTNTSGASECESGSDKAQSPGLAPPPGLASPPTLPGPPGHALNGSASNCHPLPPSCHPVPPARGRKTALNGSAGSALS, from the exons atgcacaggacCACCCGGATAAAGATCACGGAGCTGAACCCGCACCTGATGTGCGCCCTCTGCGGCGGCTACTTCATCGACGCCACCACCATCGTGGAGTGCCTGCACTCCT tctGTAAAACCTGCATTGTTCGTTACCTGGAGACCAACAAGTACTGCCCCATGTGCGACGTGCAGGTGCACAAAACGCGGCCCCTGCTCAGCATCCG GTCGGACAAAACCCTCCAGGACATCGTGTACAAGCTGGTCCCAGGGCTTTTCAAAG ATGAGATGAAGAGGAGACGCGACTTCTACTCTGCGTACCCAGTGGCCGAGG TTCCCCTGGGCTCACAGGAGGAGCGTGGCGAGGTGGCTGAGCAGGACCAGGGCACGGGGCCCGAGGATGAGATCGTCAGTCTGTCCATCGAGTTCCACCGGGACTGCAG ggaggaCCAGAAAGGTGCTGTGGAGAACGGGGACCTGGACAAGGACAAG gcacCGCCGTGCCCACCCAGCCCCGGGCTGCGGTTCCTGCGCTGCCCCGCGGCCATGACCGTGCTGCACCTGGCCAAGTTCCTGCGCAACAAGATGGACGTGCCCAGCAAGTACCGG GTGGAGGTGCTCTACGAGGATGAGCCCCTGAAGGAATATTACACCCTGATGGACATTGCCTACATCTACCCCTGGAGGAGG aGCGGTCCCCTGGCACTCAAGTACCGCGTCCAGCCCTCCTGCAAGCGGCTCAAGCTGTGCCCGGCGCTGCCATCCGACGGTACCAACACCAGCGGCGCCTCTGAGTGCGAGTCGGGCAGCGACAAAGCGCAGAGCCCCGGGCTGGCAccgcccccagggctggcatcGCCCCCCACTCTGCCCGGCCCCCCCGGGCATGCCCTGAACGGCTCCGCCTCGAACTGTCACCCGCTGCCACCCAGCTGCCACCCGGTGCCACCCGCCCGCGGCCGCAAAACCGCCCTGAACGGCAGCGCGGGCTCGGCCCTGAGCTAA
- the CISD3 gene encoding CDGSH iron-sulfur domain-containing protein 3, mitochondrial: MEQRDRHRHRRRVTAAAAVPSPGTTRQERQWTLSRLGTAPHGAAALPPSPPGSSGGAGRRRRSRAGKVTGSDTGSGTGTMLRPRAAALVSLMRAAGDGRRYPDVSGGARVPSLCSAPPPQPVIAAKEPFPVELQEGKTYGWCACGHSKRQPFCDGSHKKEAPGLSSLRFTPTRTGPALLCGCKRTRSPPYCDGSHREDAVQAAPLHPRA, translated from the exons ATGGAGCAGCGggaccggcaccggcaccggagGCGGGtgacggcggcggcggcggtacCGAGCCCCGGGACCACTCGCCAGGAGCGGCAATGGACCCTGTCCCGGCTCGGAACGGCCCCGCACGGCGCAGCCGCGCTCCCGCCGAGCCCGCCCGGCTCTTCCGGCGGCgccgggaggaggaggaggagccgcGCGGGGAAGGTCACCGGGAGCGACaccgggagcggcaccgggaCCATGCTGCGGCCCAGGGCGGCCGCGCTCGTTTCGCTGATGAGGGCGGCGGGGGACGGCCGCCGGTACCCGGACGTCTCGGGGGGGGCGCGGGTCCCGTCGCTCTGCTCCGCGCCCCCTCCGCAGCCGGTGATCGCCGCCAAGGAGCCGTTCCcggtggagctgcaggaggggaaaACCTACGGCTGGTGCGCCTGCGGGCACAGCAAGCGCCAG CCCTTCTGTGACGGTTCCCACAAGAAGGAGGCCCCGGGGCTGTCCTCGCTGCGCTTCACCCCCACCCGAACCGGCCCCGCGCTGCTCTGCGGCTGCAAACGCACCCGGAGCCCCCCGTACTGCGACGGCTCCCACCGGGAGGACGCGGTGCAGGCGGCGCCGCTGCACCCCCGCGCCTGA